A single window of Chloracidobacterium sp. DNA harbors:
- a CDS encoding alcohol dehydrogenase catalytic domain-containing protein: MKALRFTGGRLSVDEIDPPFAGSEALIRVVMSGICNTDIEIVRGYAGFSGTIGHEFVGIVEELADRTDLIGKRVVGEINAGCGVCANCVGGDPRHCPSRTVLGIVGRDGAHAEFLRLPAENLVVVPDNVSNEQAVFAEPLAAAWGIREMADIKRDTRLAVIGDGKLGLLCAMSLRLVSDNVISIGKHRSKLDIASAADIETMLVDEITGSLNGSFDVVVEASGSESGFATALDLVRPRGTIVLKSTFHGTPTWNASRVVVNEISVVGSRCGRFAPAVDLLESGRIDVTRLIGGKMPLSDGVSAMGEASKKGALKILLAP, from the coding sequence ATGAAAGCACTAAGGTTTACCGGCGGCCGACTCTCGGTGGATGAGATCGATCCTCCGTTCGCGGGCAGCGAGGCATTGATCCGCGTTGTAATGTCCGGAATATGTAACACGGATATCGAGATCGTTCGTGGATACGCGGGTTTTAGCGGGACGATCGGGCACGAATTTGTCGGCATCGTCGAGGAATTGGCCGATCGGACAGATCTGATCGGTAAACGGGTCGTTGGCGAGATCAATGCCGGATGCGGCGTCTGTGCGAATTGCGTAGGCGGCGATCCGCGACATTGCCCGTCGCGTACAGTGCTCGGCATCGTCGGCCGCGACGGCGCACACGCCGAATTTCTGCGTCTGCCGGCAGAAAATCTTGTGGTCGTGCCGGATAACGTCTCGAATGAGCAGGCAGTATTTGCCGAACCGCTCGCCGCAGCGTGGGGGATCCGCGAAATGGCCGACATCAAAAGGGACACGCGTCTTGCCGTGATCGGCGACGGGAAACTCGGCCTGCTGTGTGCAATGAGCCTGCGGCTTGTGAGCGATAATGTCATCAGTATCGGCAAGCATCGATCAAAACTCGATATCGCGTCCGCGGCCGATATCGAAACAATGCTTGTCGATGAAATTACGGGATCCTTGAATGGCTCATTTGACGTCGTGGTCGAGGCGAGCGGGTCTGAGAGTGGATTTGCCACGGCCCTCGACCTCGTTCGGCCCCGCGGGACCATCGTACTTAAATCGACATTTCACGGAACGCCGACGTGGAATGCGTCACGCGTGGTGGTAAATGAAATTTCGGTCGTCGGTTCGAGGTGCGGACGATTTGCCCCCGCTGTCGATCTGCTCGAGTCTGGCCGGATCGATGTAACTCGATTGATCGGCGGCAAGATGCCTTTAAGTGATGGCGTGAGTGCAATGGGCGAGGCATCAAAAAAAGGTGCCTTAAAGATCTTACTTGCACCTTAG